The Gillisia sp. Hel_I_86 genome has a segment encoding these proteins:
- a CDS encoding RDD family protein, with amino-acid sequence MEQTPNYQYKIASKGKRLLAHFLEGIIYLFIALIYYTLLGNSVDDYLNREIHFADFLYSALSAIVTGFIFYPLFSGNLGHKLLGLKVISSKSGEEYKFASDGALRELLKYLGGFLIIPVVWLLWDKENQNLYDKVTETFVVENYSQEKKQEK; translated from the coding sequence ATGGAGCAAACTCCCAATTATCAATATAAAATAGCATCCAAAGGAAAGCGCCTTTTAGCACATTTTCTGGAAGGAATTATTTACTTATTCATCGCTTTAATATACTACACCTTATTGGGTAATTCCGTAGATGATTATTTAAACCGTGAAATCCACTTTGCGGATTTTCTTTATTCAGCACTTTCGGCTATAGTAACCGGCTTCATTTTCTACCCTTTGTTTTCTGGAAATTTAGGCCACAAATTGCTGGGTCTTAAAGTTATCTCTTCGAAATCGGGAGAAGAATATAAATTTGCTTCAGATGGTGCTCTTCGTGAATTGCTAAAATACTTGGGCGGATTTTTAATTATTCCAGTAGTATGGTTGCTATGGGATAAAGAGAACCAAAATCTTTACGATAAAGTTACAGAAACCTTTGTTGTAGAAAACTACTCTCAAGAAAAAAAGCAGGAAAAATAA
- a CDS encoding methyltransferase domain-containing protein, which translates to MILDKNYWATRYKENRIKWDIGEASTPIKAYIDQVEDKSLKILIPGSGNSYEAEYLHLQGFTNVFVVDIAKEPLENLKSRVPSFPEEHLLQQDFFDLDLQFDLILEQTFFCALNINLRPKYVEKMKGLLKENGKLAGLFFDFELTKFGPPFGGSQEEYKKLFQPFFEILKLENCYNSISPRSGNELFFIFKKIK; encoded by the coding sequence ATGATACTAGACAAAAACTATTGGGCAACACGCTACAAGGAAAATAGAATAAAATGGGATATTGGAGAGGCTTCCACCCCGATTAAGGCATATATAGACCAAGTAGAAGATAAATCCTTAAAAATATTGATTCCCGGTTCAGGGAATTCTTATGAAGCCGAGTATTTGCACCTCCAAGGTTTTACGAATGTGTTTGTTGTGGACATTGCAAAAGAGCCCCTAGAGAATTTAAAAAGCAGGGTGCCTAGCTTTCCAGAAGAGCATTTGTTGCAACAAGATTTTTTCGATTTGGATCTACAATTCGATCTAATTTTGGAGCAAACTTTTTTTTGCGCTTTAAACATCAATCTACGACCGAAATATGTTGAAAAAATGAAGGGTTTATTAAAGGAAAATGGGAAATTAGCTGGTTTATTTTTCGATTTTGAACTTACAAAATTTGGCCCTCCATTTGGTGGGAGCCAAGAAGAATATAAAAAACTATTTCAGCCATTTTTCGAGATATTGAAACTGGAAAATTGTTATAATTCCATCTCTCCGAGATCTGGGAATGAATTGTTTTTTATCTTTAAAAAAATTAAATAA
- a CDS encoding shikimate kinase gives MKIFLSGYMGSGKSVVSQKLSTKLSFPLIDIDDQISLIEELTIPEIFKFKGELYFRKMETMILEDVLEDPNNLIVALGGGTPCYGANLELIKNFPESKMVYLKASVEFLVKRLFKEKAQRPMISHLETEDDLEDFVRKHLFERGYYYNQADLVVNIENRSPNEIVKEIVEKLK, from the coding sequence ATGAAAATATTTCTTTCAGGATATATGGGCTCCGGTAAATCTGTGGTTTCACAAAAATTGTCCACAAAATTGTCCTTTCCGCTAATAGATATAGACGATCAAATCTCCCTGATTGAAGAACTAACTATTCCTGAAATCTTTAAGTTTAAGGGAGAGCTTTATTTTAGAAAAATGGAGACCATGATATTAGAAGATGTATTGGAAGACCCTAATAACCTTATTGTAGCTTTAGGTGGAGGAACTCCCTGTTATGGCGCCAATTTGGAGCTAATCAAGAATTTTCCTGAATCCAAGATGGTGTACCTCAAAGCTTCGGTGGAGTTTTTGGTAAAAAGGTTGTTTAAGGAAAAGGCGCAAAGACCTATGATCAGTCATTTGGAGACAGAAGATGATCTTGAAGATTTTGTAAGAAAACATTTGTTCGAGCGCGGATATTACTATAACCAAGCTGATTTGGTGGTTAATATAGAAAATCGCTCTCCAAATGAAATAGTGAAGGAAATCGTCGAGAAACTAAAGTAA
- a CDS encoding MerR family transcriptional regulator, translated as MEHIKQNFSIKDLEHLSGIKAHTIRIWEKRYNILTPDRTETNIRTYDLENLQKILNVTFLNGHGYKISRIAKLSDPEIGKMVKEVAATASEENRAINSFKVAMVNFDSNLFHNTYQNLLDSKSFREIFLEIFIPLLNEIGFLWQTDTINPVHEHFLVGLIKQKLYLNIAQLKTPEEYTDDYLYVLFLPENEIHDLGILYLNYELSFHRKKTIYLGPSMPLHDMRYLLEIHPNPTFISYLTTEPKNLSGFIKEFDATLGNDLKMELNLFGSKVQSLDPNNFPSHIKIFKSIPEFSNQLIS; from the coding sequence ATGGAACATATCAAACAAAACTTCAGCATAAAAGATTTAGAGCATCTAAGCGGTATTAAAGCTCATACAATAAGGATTTGGGAGAAGAGGTACAACATTCTAACTCCCGATAGGACCGAAACCAATATTAGGACATATGATCTCGAAAACCTTCAGAAGATATTAAATGTGACTTTTTTGAATGGACATGGTTATAAAATATCCAGAATTGCCAAATTGAGCGACCCCGAAATTGGAAAAATGGTAAAAGAGGTGGCCGCTACTGCAAGCGAAGAAAATAGGGCCATTAATTCTTTTAAGGTAGCTATGGTAAATTTTGATTCGAACTTGTTCCATAACACGTATCAAAACCTACTCGATTCCAAGAGTTTTAGGGAAATATTCTTAGAGATCTTTATTCCCCTTTTAAACGAAATAGGTTTTTTATGGCAAACAGATACTATAAATCCCGTACACGAACACTTTTTGGTAGGATTGATAAAGCAAAAATTATATCTAAATATCGCGCAACTTAAAACACCGGAAGAATATACCGATGATTACCTCTATGTGCTCTTTCTTCCTGAAAATGAAATTCATGATCTAGGAATTTTATATTTGAACTATGAGCTGAGTTTCCATCGTAAAAAAACTATTTACCTTGGGCCCAGTATGCCGCTACACGACATGCGATATCTACTGGAAATCCATCCAAATCCAACTTTTATAAGCTATCTTACTACGGAACCTAAAAACCTTTCTGGATTTATTAAGGAATTTGATGCAACCTTGGGCAACGATTTAAAAATGGAATTGAACCTTTTTGGAAGTAAGGTCCAATCCTTGGATCCCAATAATTTTCCATCACACATCAAGATATTTAAATCTATCCCCGAATTTTCCAACCAATTGATAAGTTAA
- a CDS encoding RNA-binding S4 domain-containing protein yields MRVDKFLWCVRFFKTRSLATNACKTGKVKIKGANIKPSREVFPQDKITIRKNQINYEIELLDVPTSRLGAKLVGLYINDITPKEAFEKMELLKYSKDYYRKKGVGRPTKKDRRDIDDWFEEKVEANETKVEDKGESEKE; encoded by the coding sequence ATGAGAGTTGACAAATTTTTATGGTGCGTGCGATTTTTCAAAACACGAAGTTTAGCCACTAATGCATGTAAAACGGGGAAAGTAAAAATTAAAGGAGCAAATATTAAACCTTCCAGAGAGGTGTTTCCACAAGATAAAATTACCATTAGAAAGAATCAAATAAATTATGAAATAGAGCTTCTTGATGTTCCAACAAGCAGGTTAGGTGCAAAATTGGTAGGACTTTATATTAATGATATAACACCAAAAGAAGCGTTTGAAAAAATGGAATTGCTTAAATACTCCAAAGATTACTATAGAAAAAAGGGGGTGGGAAGACCAACTAAGAAGGATCGAAGGGATATAGATGATTGGTTCGAAGAAAAAGTAGAAGCAAATGAAACCAAAGTAGAAGATAAAGGGGAAAGTGAAAAAGAATGA
- a CDS encoding phosphoribosyltransferase family protein: MPTSNKILNNEQIQHKIKRIAYQIYESNVEETELILAGIAKSGYIFANRLKTVLEEISDLNVILCEVKLDKKNPLNGVKTSLAASEYQDKSIVLIDDVLNSGTTLIYGIKHFLEVPLKQFKTAVLVDRSHKKYPVKADFKGISLSTSLNETVKVNFSKGRDKVELL; the protein is encoded by the coding sequence ATGCCAACCTCAAACAAGATCCTCAACAACGAGCAAATCCAGCATAAAATAAAACGTATTGCTTATCAAATCTATGAAAGCAATGTAGAGGAAACGGAACTTATCCTAGCTGGAATTGCAAAGAGCGGATATATTTTTGCAAATAGGCTTAAAACAGTTTTAGAAGAAATTTCAGATTTAAATGTCATCTTGTGCGAGGTAAAACTAGACAAGAAAAATCCGTTAAACGGCGTAAAAACATCTTTGGCAGCATCGGAATACCAAGATAAATCAATAGTCTTAATAGATGATGTCCTTAACTCCGGAACCACCTTGATCTATGGGATCAAGCATTTTTTAGAGGTTCCTTTAAAACAGTTTAAAACCGCCGTTCTTGTAGATAGAAGTCATAAAAAATATCCCGTAAAGGCAGATTTTAAAGGAATTTCCCTATCCACATCATTGAATGAGACCGTAAAAGTGAATTTTTCCAAAGGAAGGGATAAAGTAGAATTACTTTAG